The following coding sequences lie in one Lolium perenne isolate Kyuss_39 chromosome 2, Kyuss_2.0, whole genome shotgun sequence genomic window:
- the LOC127335845 gene encoding probable aquaporin TIP2-1: protein MVKLATGSFGDSFSATSIRSYIAEFIATLLFVFAGVGSAISYGKLTDGGALDPAGLVAIAIAHAFALFVGVAMAANISGGHLNPAVTFGLAVGGHITILTGLFYWVAQLLGASVACLLLQFVTHGEPIPTHAVGGISEIEGVVMEIVITFALVYTVYATAADPKKGSLGTIAPIAIGFIVGANILAAGPFSGGSMNPARSFGPAAVAGDFSGHWVYWVGPLIGGGLAGLVYGDVFIASYQPVGHQEYV, encoded by the exons ATGGTGAAGCTTGCAACTGGAAGCTTCGGCGACTCGTTCAGCGCCACGTCCATCAGATCCTATATCGCCGAGTTCATCGCCACCCTCCTCTTCGTGTTCGCCGGCGTCGGGTCCGCCATTTCGTACG GGAAACTGACGGACGGTGGCGCGCTGGACCCTGCTGGCCTGGTGGCGATCGCGATCGCCCATGCGTTCGCCCTCTTCGTCGGTGTGGCCATGGCCGCCAACATCTCCGGCGGCCACCTGAACCCCGCCGTCACGTTCGGCCTCGCGGTCGGCGGCCACATCACCATCCTCACCGGGCTCTTCTACTGGGTCGCCCAGCTGCTCGGCGCCTCCGTGGCATGCCTGCTCCTGCAGTTTGTCACTCACGGCGAG CCTATCCCGACACACGCCGTCGGCGGGATCAGCGAGATCGAGGGCGTGGTGATGGAGATCGTGATCACCTTCGCGCTCGTGTACACGGTGTACGCCACGGCGGCCGACCCCAAAAAGGGCTCCCTCGGCACCATAGCGCCTATTGCCATTGGCTTCATCGTCGGCGCCAACATCCTGGCCGCGGGACCATTCAGCGGCGGCTCCATGAACCCGGCACGCTCCTTCGGCCCCGCCGCCGTAGCCGGCGACTTCTCTGGCCACTGGGTGTACTGGGTCGGGCCACTCATCGGGGGCGGCCTCGCCGGGCTTGTCTACGGCGACGTGTTCATCGCCTCCTACCAGCCGGTCGGCCACCAGGAGTACGTCTGA
- the LOC127335844 gene encoding malate dehydrogenase-like, which yields MSSVSLLQRLVRWRPWVSRDDPKQAVKVLVTGAAGQIGYAIVAMIARGQMLGPDQPVVLHMLDLPRAADALNGVRMELIDAALPLLRGVVATSDEAEAFKGVNVAILIGGWPRKEGMKRKDLIAKNVPIYKSQASALQQHAAPNCKVLVVANPANTNALVLKEFATSIPAKNITCLTRLDHNRALGQVAEKLNVPVGDVKNAIIWGNHSSTQFPDASHATVRTELGERPVKELVADEKWLREEFVSTVQQRGAAVIKARKLSSSLSAASAACDHIRDWILGTPKGTWVSMGVCSDGSYGIPEGTFFSFPVTCDKGEWSIVQGLQIDDFARSKMEASASELKEEKAVAINIL from the exons ATGTCTTCTGTTTCTCTCCTCCAGCGCCTCGTGAGATGGCGCCCGTGGGTGTCGAGAGATGATCCGAAGCAAGCCGTCAAAGTTCTTGTCACGGGAGCCGCAG GGCAGATTGGGTATGCCATCGTCGCCATGATCGCGAGGGGCCAGATGCtaggaccggaccagccggtggtCCTCCACATGCTCGACCTCCCGCGCGCCGCCGACGCCCTCAACGGCGTCAGGATGGAGCTGATCGACGCTGCGCTGCCTCTGCTCAGAG GAGTTGTGGCGACGAGCGATGAGGCCGAAGCCTTCAAGGGCGTCAACGTGGCCATCTTGATCGGCGGATGGCCGAGGAAAGAAGGGATGAAGAGGAAAGACCTGATCGCCAAGAACGTCCCCATCTACAAGTCCCAGGCCTCTGCTCTGCAGCAGCACGCCGCGCCCAACTGCAAG GTTCTAGTAGTGGCTAACCCTGCGAACACCAATGCGCTGGTCCTCAAGGAGTTCGCCACCTCGATCCCCGCCAAGAACATCACCTGCCTCACGCGGCTCGACCACAACCGCGCCCTGGGCCAGGTTGCCGAGAAGCTGAACGTGCCCGTCGGCGACGTCAAGAACGCCATCATATGGGGGAACCACTCCTCGACCCAGTTCCCCGACGCCAGCCACGCCACCGTCAGGACTGAGCTCGGCGAGAGACCGGTGAAGGAGCTCGTCGCCGACGAGAAATG GCTGAGGGAGGAGTTCGTCAGCACCGTCCAGCAACGCGGCGCGGCGGTGATCAAGGCGCGTAAGCTGTCGAGCTCGCTGTCCGCCGCCAGCGCTGCCTGCGACCACATCAGAGACTGGATCCTTGGCACCCCAAAG GGTACTTGGGTCTCCATGGGCGTATGCTCCGACGGAAGCTACGGCATCCCCGAGGGTACCTTCTTTTCGTTCCCGGTGACTTGCGACAAGGGGGAGTGGTCAATCGTGCAGG GTCTTCAGATTGACGACTTTGCACGCTCCAAGATGGAGGCCTCGGCAAGCGAGCTCAAGGAAGAGAAGGCCGTAGCCATAAATATCCTCTGA
- the LOC127335843 gene encoding O-fucosyltransferase 29 isoform X1 — protein sequence MGRKPDPAKPHSGVGSASPKAARRAPPSPLFLGTALFVLGFVSLFTGHIVTDADWSRIRSRWRSNQVRNNGPIDIWKSRYSNLYYGCSGRSPELRAAVPENSSTGYLLIGTSGGLNQQRIGIIDAVVVARILNATLVVPELDHHSFWKDDSDFSDIFDADWFISYLSKDVTVVKRIPYEVMTSMDKLPWTMRAPRKSMPEFYIDEVLPILMRRRALQLTKFDYRLTGELDEELQKLRCRVNFHALRFTRSIQSLGRKLVRRLRTMSSRYVAIHLRFEPDMLAFSGCYYGGGEKERKELAEIRKRWDTLPQDLSAEDERTRGKCPLTPHEIGLLLRALGFGNETYLYVASGEIYGGEETLRPLRELFPNFYTKEMLVGDDLKPFLPFSSRLAAVDFIVCDESDVFVTNNNGNMAKVLAGRRRYMGHKRTIRPNTKKLNVLFQARNQMGWDIFSRKVKKIQRGLMGEPDDARHGRDDFHEMPSSCICQRVPANRSVTVQTDKLAAQVR from the exons ATGGGGAGGAAGCCTGATCCGGCGAAGCCACACTCCGGTGTGGGCTCCGCCTCGCCGAAGGCGGCGAGGAGGGCGCCGCCTTCACCATTATTCCTCGGCACGGCTCTATTCGTTCTAGGCTTCGTATCGCTCTTCACCGGGCACATCGTCACCGACGCCGACTGGTCGCGGATCCGGAGCCGGTGGCGGTCCAATCAG GTTAGAAATAATGGACCCATTGATATTTGGAAATCAAGGTATTCCAACTTGTACTACGGATGCAGTGGGAGGAGCCCAGAGTTAAGAG CTGCCGTGCCGGAGAACAGTTCTACCGGTTACTTGCTCATTGGAACTAGCGGGGGCCTAAACCAACAGCGCATAGGG ATAATAGATGCTGTTGTTGTTGCCCGGATTTTGAATGCCACACTTGTTGTACCTGAGTTAGACCACCACTCATTCTGGAAGGATGACAG TGACTTCTCCGACATTTTTGATGCGGACTGGTTCATTTCATACCTGTCAAAGGATGTAACTGTTGTTAAAAGGATCCCTTATGAAGTGATGACATCAATGGATAAACTCCCATGGACTATGCGTGCACCTAGAAAGTCCATGCCTGAGTTTTACATTGATGAAGTTTTGCCTATTCTGATGCGAAGGCGA gctttgcaactAACTAAGTTTGATTATCGGCTCACCGGTGAGCTTGATGAAGAATTGCAGAAGTTACGGTGTCGAGTAAACTTTCATGCGTTAAGATTTACACGATCCATACAAAGTCTGGGTAGAAAGTTGGTGCGGAGGCTGAGAACCATGAGCTCACGATATGTCGCCATTCACTTGAG GTTTGAACCTGACATGCTTGCATTTTCTGGCTGCTACTACGGTGGtggtgaaaaagaaagaaaggaacTCGCTGAAATCAGGAAACGATGGGATACATTACCT CAGGACCTGAGTGCTGAGGATGAGCGCACTAGGGGAAAATGTCCATTAACTCCACATGAAATTGGTTTACTGCTGCGAGCTCTTGGTTTTGGCAATGAAACTTACCTGTATGTTGCTTCTGGAGAAATATATGGCGGAGAAGAAACTCTCCGACCTCTGCGGGAACTCTTTCCAAACTTCTACACCAAGGAGATGCTTGTTGGGGATGATTTGAAACCATTCCTTCCTTTTTCTTCACGATTGGCTGCAGTTGACTTCATTGTCTGTGATGAGAGTGATGTTTTTGTTACAAATAATAACGGAAACATGGCCAAGGTATTAGCTGGCCGCAG GCGATACATGGGCCACAAGAGAACTATTCGCCCAAACACGAAAAAGCTCAATGTATTATTTCAGGCACGGAATCAAATGGGTTGGGATATATTTTCACGGAAGGTAAAGAAAATCCAGAGGGGCCTTATGGGGGAACCCGATGATGCCAGACATGGACGAGATGATTTCCATGAAATGCCATCATCTTGTATCTGTCAAAGAGTACCAGCGAACAGATCAGTAACGGTACAAACTGATAAGTTGGCAGCCCAAGTGAGGTAG
- the LOC127335843 gene encoding O-fucosyltransferase 29 isoform X2, which yields MGRKPDPAKPHSGVGSASPKAARRAPPSPLFLGTALFVLGFVSLFTGHIVTDADWSRIRSRWRSNQVRNNGPIDIWKSRYSNLYYGCSGRSPELRAAVPENSSTGYLLIGTSGGLNQQRIGIIDAVVVARILNATLVVPELDHHSFWKDDSDFSDIFDADWFISYLSKDVTVVKRIPYEVMTSMDKLPWTMRAPRKSMPEFYIDEVLPILMRRRALQLTKFDYRLTGELDEELQKLRCRVNFHALRFTRSIQSLGRKLVRRLRTMSSRYVAIHLRFEPDMLAFSGCYYGGGEKERKELAEIRKRWDTLPDLSAEDERTRGKCPLTPHEIGLLLRALGFGNETYLYVASGEIYGGEETLRPLRELFPNFYTKEMLVGDDLKPFLPFSSRLAAVDFIVCDESDVFVTNNNGNMAKVLAGRRRYMGHKRTIRPNTKKLNVLFQARNQMGWDIFSRKVKKIQRGLMGEPDDARHGRDDFHEMPSSCICQRVPANRSVTVQTDKLAAQVR from the exons ATGGGGAGGAAGCCTGATCCGGCGAAGCCACACTCCGGTGTGGGCTCCGCCTCGCCGAAGGCGGCGAGGAGGGCGCCGCCTTCACCATTATTCCTCGGCACGGCTCTATTCGTTCTAGGCTTCGTATCGCTCTTCACCGGGCACATCGTCACCGACGCCGACTGGTCGCGGATCCGGAGCCGGTGGCGGTCCAATCAG GTTAGAAATAATGGACCCATTGATATTTGGAAATCAAGGTATTCCAACTTGTACTACGGATGCAGTGGGAGGAGCCCAGAGTTAAGAG CTGCCGTGCCGGAGAACAGTTCTACCGGTTACTTGCTCATTGGAACTAGCGGGGGCCTAAACCAACAGCGCATAGGG ATAATAGATGCTGTTGTTGTTGCCCGGATTTTGAATGCCACACTTGTTGTACCTGAGTTAGACCACCACTCATTCTGGAAGGATGACAG TGACTTCTCCGACATTTTTGATGCGGACTGGTTCATTTCATACCTGTCAAAGGATGTAACTGTTGTTAAAAGGATCCCTTATGAAGTGATGACATCAATGGATAAACTCCCATGGACTATGCGTGCACCTAGAAAGTCCATGCCTGAGTTTTACATTGATGAAGTTTTGCCTATTCTGATGCGAAGGCGA gctttgcaactAACTAAGTTTGATTATCGGCTCACCGGTGAGCTTGATGAAGAATTGCAGAAGTTACGGTGTCGAGTAAACTTTCATGCGTTAAGATTTACACGATCCATACAAAGTCTGGGTAGAAAGTTGGTGCGGAGGCTGAGAACCATGAGCTCACGATATGTCGCCATTCACTTGAG GTTTGAACCTGACATGCTTGCATTTTCTGGCTGCTACTACGGTGGtggtgaaaaagaaagaaaggaacTCGCTGAAATCAGGAAACGATGGGATACATTACCT GACCTGAGTGCTGAGGATGAGCGCACTAGGGGAAAATGTCCATTAACTCCACATGAAATTGGTTTACTGCTGCGAGCTCTTGGTTTTGGCAATGAAACTTACCTGTATGTTGCTTCTGGAGAAATATATGGCGGAGAAGAAACTCTCCGACCTCTGCGGGAACTCTTTCCAAACTTCTACACCAAGGAGATGCTTGTTGGGGATGATTTGAAACCATTCCTTCCTTTTTCTTCACGATTGGCTGCAGTTGACTTCATTGTCTGTGATGAGAGTGATGTTTTTGTTACAAATAATAACGGAAACATGGCCAAGGTATTAGCTGGCCGCAG GCGATACATGGGCCACAAGAGAACTATTCGCCCAAACACGAAAAAGCTCAATGTATTATTTCAGGCACGGAATCAAATGGGTTGGGATATATTTTCACGGAAGGTAAAGAAAATCCAGAGGGGCCTTATGGGGGAACCCGATGATGCCAGACATGGACGAGATGATTTCCATGAAATGCCATCATCTTGTATCTGTCAAAGAGTACCAGCGAACAGATCAGTAACGGTACAAACTGATAAGTTGGCAGCCCAAGTGAGGTAG